One Vigna unguiculata cultivar IT97K-499-35 chromosome 7, ASM411807v1, whole genome shotgun sequence genomic region harbors:
- the LOC114190171 gene encoding uncharacterized protein LOC114190171, with amino-acid sequence MWTFPPSRHRFLAAAIIVVALCMILPVSMATQPLKLCMLTTPTPTCPVKCFVAKPVCGEDGVTYWCGCHEAACAGVEVERIGPCVEGNGGSAPIPGQALLLVHIVWLILLGFSVLFGLF; translated from the coding sequence ATGTGGACATTCCCACCCTCTCGCCACCGGTTCCTCGCCGCCGCGATCATCGTCGTTGCACTTTGCATGATTCTACCCGTTTCGATGGCGACACAACCGCTGAAATTGTGCATGCTAACGACGCCGACGCCGACGTGCCCCGTTAAGTGCTTCGTCGCCAAACCGGTTTGCGGCGAGGACGGCGTAACGTACTGGTGCGGTTGCCATGAGGCAGCGTGTGCCGGCGTGGAGGTTGAGAGAATAGGTCCCTGTGTAGAGGGGAATGGGGGATCGGCACCGATTCCTGGACAGGCTCTCCTTTTGGTGCACATTGTGTGGCTCATCTTGTTGGGGTTCTCCGTCTTGTTCGgtcttttttag